The Halomonas sp. HAL1 genome segment ATGGGCCGCCCAGGAACGAGGCTATACCCTGCACTATATGGAGCAGGAAGATCTTTTCTTGAATGCGGGGCAAGCCTACGCGCGTATGCGGCCGTTAACGGTGCACCGTGATCCCAACCACTGGTACGATTTGGGCGAACCTTCTGCGCGCCCATTGGTTGAGCTGGACGTAGTGTTGATGCGTAAAGACCCGCCCGTCGATGCTGATTTTACTAACGCCGTACATCTTTTGGGCTTTGCCGAACGTGAAGGGGTGCTGGTGGTTAATCCCACGGCGGCGCTGCTGCAGTGTAATGAAAAGCTGTTTGCCCAGCAGTTCCCTCAGTGCTGTGCACCCACGATAGTCGCAAGCCGCGATGACGTTCTGCGCGCCTTCCACGCCGAGCACGGCGACGTGATCTTCAAACCACTGGATGGCATGGGCGGTACCGGCATTTTTCATATTGGCCCAGATGGTCGCAATATCGGCGCAGTGATTGAGCAGCTTACCTTTCGCGGCCAACGCCAAATCATGGCGCAGCGTTATCTTCCCGAAATTAAGGATGGCGATACGCGCATTCTCTTGGTCGATGGTGAACCCGTACCCTTTGGCCTGGCACGTATTCCGTCAGCGGGCGAAACCCGTGGCAACTTGGCTGCTGGTGGGCGGGGCGTCAGTCGTGAACTCACCGAACGTGACCATTGGCTTATTCAACAGGTGCAGCCAATGATTCGTGACAAGGGCTTAATGTTCGTTGGTCTCGATGTGATCGGTGACTATATTACTGAAATCAACGTCACCAGCCCCACCTGCGTACGTGAAATAGATGACCAGCGGGGAACGAATATCGCCGGCTTGCTGCTGGATGCCATTGAGCGCCGCTTAGCCTAAGCGCGGCTTCACTCTTATAATGACACTTATTACGTTATGCCTGTTGGAGTACCAACAGGCAGTGGGAGACGCATGCAAAGTTTGAAACATCACTTTTTAATGGCCATGCCACATTTAGAAGATCCTAATTTTGCCGGTAGTCTGATCTATCTTTGCGATCACGATAGCAACGGCTGCATGGGGGTGATTACTAACCGTCCGTTAGAGATCACCCTTGAAGCCCTGTTTGATCAACTGGAACTGGGTGGTGAGGCAAGCCCGCACCGCAATGCACCGGTCTATTACGGCGGGCCGATGCACAAAGATCGTGGCTTCATTCTGCATGTCGGCGATAGCCAGCAATGGGACTCGAGTATCCAGGTGGAAGATGGCATAGCCCTCACCACATCCTTAGATATTCTCCAGGCCTTTGCTGCCGGCGATGGCCCCGAGCACTTTTTAGTCTGCTTGGGTTGCGCAGGCTGGGAAGTGGGGCAGCTAGAAGAAGAGCTTAAAGAGAATAGTTGGTTAACGGTAGAAGCTCAGAGCAGCGTGCTATTCAACACGCCTCCCGTCGAGCGGTTAACGGCGGCGGCAGGTTTACTCGGTATCGACCTTAACCTAATGACCCGAGATGCGGGGCACGCTTAATGGCTGAGGCGGGGCAGCGCTTAATCCTGGCCTTTGACTACGGCACTCGGCGTATCGGTGTGGCGGTGGGCAACGAGCTGCTGCACAGCGCGCGGGAGCTCACGCCGCTGACGGCGCGAGATGGGATTCCAGATTGGAACGTCGTGTCACGGCTGCTTAAAGAATGGCAGCCCGATCTGTTAGTGGTGGGGCTGCCGCTGAATATGGATGGTAGTGAATCAGAGATGAGCACTCGCGCCCGCAAATTCGGCAATCGTCTGCATGGCCGCTACGGCAAGCCGTGTGAAATGGTCGATGAGCGTGGTACCACGCGGGAGGCGAAAATGATCGCCCGTGAGGCGGGGCATAAAGGCAACTATCGGCAAGATAGTGTCGATGGCATTGCGGCTATTCTTATTCTTGAAGGCTGGTTTGCCCACCAGGAAGGTTTGCCAGGTGGGCGTCTTTCACTGTAACGCCTATGAAGCCCTTCTTTTAGCGATCTAGCGTGCCTGTTTGAGTTGGCACGTACCAGCGCACCGGCCGTAACTCCTGCTCAATCAATTCGTCGACCTTTAGTAACGTTGCGAAAATTGCCATCCGCATGGGAATGCCGTTATCGGTTTGGCGGAAAATCGCCAGACGCGGGTCGCCGTTCAGGTCCACGTTTAAATCATTCGCACCGGGGCGGCTGTCCCTAGGCAACGGGTGCATCACTATCGTGCTTTGGCTGCAGCGGTGAT includes the following:
- the gshB gene encoding glutathione synthase, giving the protein MSQSNLHLGVVMDPISDIAYKKDTTMAMLWAAQERGYTLHYMEQEDLFLNAGQAYARMRPLTVHRDPNHWYDLGEPSARPLVELDVVLMRKDPPVDADFTNAVHLLGFAEREGVLVVNPTAALLQCNEKLFAQQFPQCCAPTIVASRDDVLRAFHAEHGDVIFKPLDGMGGTGIFHIGPDGRNIGAVIEQLTFRGQRQIMAQRYLPEIKDGDTRILLVDGEPVPFGLARIPSAGETRGNLAAGGRGVSRELTERDHWLIQQVQPMIRDKGLMFVGLDVIGDYITEINVTSPTCVREIDDQRGTNIAGLLLDAIERRLA
- a CDS encoding YqgE/AlgH family protein, yielding MQSLKHHFLMAMPHLEDPNFAGSLIYLCDHDSNGCMGVITNRPLEITLEALFDQLELGGEASPHRNAPVYYGGPMHKDRGFILHVGDSQQWDSSIQVEDGIALTTSLDILQAFAAGDGPEHFLVCLGCAGWEVGQLEEELKENSWLTVEAQSSVLFNTPPVERLTAAAGLLGIDLNLMTRDAGHA
- the ruvX gene encoding Holliday junction resolvase RuvX, encoding MAEAGQRLILAFDYGTRRIGVAVGNELLHSARELTPLTARDGIPDWNVVSRLLKEWQPDLLVVGLPLNMDGSESEMSTRARKFGNRLHGRYGKPCEMVDERGTTREAKMIAREAGHKGNYRQDSVDGIAAILILEGWFAHQEGLPGGRLSL